Proteins from a genomic interval of Candidatus Thermoplasmatota archaeon:
- a CDS encoding DUF835 domain-containing protein, with protein MTPEFLLVLVISVFTLAVLVAGILFLNRGRMKTLFVALHILFLMVNISWLVGRQLHENGLDILTLSSTVMVFPVIAILVLAFFHGRSFTERIYLPIMIFLPSLGIVYVSVVEAWTSSDLYDHSVFIYYIVFCLAISFAESTAVWLRSSILRKEGYLLVLTLIILLATGPIYYQELRILSADDFIGPNLGFPLSGVAILIALLRTDCPPVNIKTKRRTRENALRFLPEPGRLHFVSEARPKYSRSIFADELDNGKAGLVLASSRMRQSAFKSRIGNAASIEISFTNGKDSIRAWDLGRVYYCIRDFAAAHSNGVVLVDAFPLLVCNNDTSSARELVSSMRRIARRTDCTFLVPLSLLTNTESSRLVVSGDSLMEFPDVETRVLEILEAHIGNLSRHLLRRYCRSKGIGIKDLLLEDVPDLAVWITSALDTLGVHAGDGAMLRNWKNESYATSQDLMRFHNSDIEEAQRLQADPPVTVESLIPQVVYAGMDVPPDTRKARATKMSEKAMREGLLLVFLKYFGEAGRFVLARELGELNKRLDNLTVADLIRLADRAQEAMMEFGEIVDIDNVRTDMKSKGYRMRDEIVGLVSEGGIA; from the coding sequence ATGACCCCAGAATTCCTCCTCGTTCTTGTGATTTCGGTTTTCACGCTGGCGGTCTTGGTCGCAGGAATCTTGTTTCTCAATCGAGGAAGGATGAAGACGCTGTTCGTTGCACTTCACATCCTGTTTCTAATGGTGAACATCTCTTGGCTTGTAGGAAGACAACTCCACGAGAATGGGTTGGATATTCTAACCTTGTCCTCGACTGTCATGGTCTTCCCTGTCATCGCAATCCTCGTCCTTGCATTCTTCCACGGACGCTCGTTTACAGAAAGAATCTACTTGCCAATCATGATCTTCCTTCCGTCTCTGGGCATAGTCTATGTCTCAGTCGTAGAGGCCTGGACGAGCTCGGACCTCTACGACCACTCCGTTTTCATATACTACATCGTCTTCTGCCTCGCAATCTCCTTTGCGGAGTCTACTGCAGTCTGGCTGAGATCCTCAATCCTTCGAAAGGAGGGATATCTCCTCGTGCTTACCCTCATCATTCTTCTTGCCACGGGACCGATTTACTACCAGGAGCTTAGGATTCTGAGCGCTGACGACTTCATTGGTCCGAACCTGGGGTTCCCCCTCTCTGGTGTGGCGATACTGATAGCACTCCTCAGGACAGACTGTCCGCCGGTGAATATCAAGACCAAGAGAAGGACTCGGGAGAACGCATTGAGATTCCTCCCTGAACCTGGAAGGCTTCACTTCGTGAGCGAGGCGAGGCCCAAGTACTCGAGGTCGATCTTCGCTGATGAGCTTGACAATGGGAAGGCGGGACTCGTGCTGGCCTCCTCGAGAATGCGACAATCCGCATTCAAGTCCAGAATCGGAAATGCTGCCTCAATCGAGATCTCATTCACAAACGGAAAGGACAGCATCAGGGCCTGGGATCTGGGTCGAGTCTATTACTGTATCAGGGATTTCGCAGCAGCTCATAGTAATGGTGTTGTTCTTGTCGACGCTTTCCCACTACTTGTGTGCAACAACGACACAAGTTCAGCGAGAGAGTTGGTCTCTTCCATGCGGAGGATCGCAAGACGCACCGATTGCACGTTCCTCGTCCCCTTGTCCCTCCTGACAAACACTGAATCTTCTCGACTCGTCGTATCTGGAGACAGCTTGATGGAATTCCCTGATGTCGAGACTAGAGTGCTTGAGATACTCGAGGCCCACATCGGCAACCTCAGCAGACACCTCCTCCGGAGGTATTGCAGGAGCAAGGGCATCGGGATCAAGGACTTGTTGCTCGAGGATGTTCCGGACCTTGCCGTGTGGATAACGAGTGCCCTGGATACACTAGGTGTCCATGCAGGCGACGGCGCCATGCTCAGGAACTGGAAGAATGAATCATACGCAACTTCTCAAGACCTAATGAGATTCCACAACTCCGACATCGAGGAAGCCCAGAGGCTTCAAGCGGACCCGCCCGTCACCGTGGAATCGCTCATTCCTCAAGTTGTGTATGCCGGAATGGACGTCCCGCCAGACACAAGGAAGGCAAGAGCCACCAAGATGTCAGAGAAGGCCATGAGAGAAGGACTCCTGTTGGTCTTCTTGAAGTACTTCGGAGAGGCGGGAAGATTCGTCTTGGCGAGAGAGCTTGGGGAACTGAACAAGAGACTGGATAACCTTACTGTGGCGGATCTCATACGTCTGGCGGACAGAGCGCAAGAGGCAATGATGGAATTCGGGGAGATTGTAGACATAGACAACGTCAGGACGGATATGAAATCGAAAGGATATCGCATGAGAGATGAGATAGTGGGACTTGTATCAGAAGGTGGCATAGCATGA
- a CDS encoding tetratricopeptide repeat protein, with the protein MVERARIGIKVIDSLIEGGIPRKTSVAVQGPSGNEKYDLALSFLKEGILKGEAVIVTLSSVSPEEFKRGMLAVGIDAEDLMKKRLLRIIDWYSHKEKAIIDIEEDGGVLRCSIDLINVGIAFSRAIADLDESTEKRAVVEILSPALNEYDIQKVYGFAQSTKAKLEKMGFTSLFLVEKEMHDGVTLSTLLQPFDGVIDIERTREGDRIVRKVGALSMKNTRVDSNYVPLAVSDSGIGDDAKEQEAKEAPEKTEDVPETESPQLWFDLGTRLLLQGEPERALKCFNKILNSDPSHVGAWASKANTLKELGRTDEATECYKQALVYSTKGAKKPVDVAPPEPEEPGRECSYCSETIPSGKKFCDNCGMNESTADIGGMDINRIMRVCSVKLDRNPEDADALFVKGATYEKIGNHERAIEALNGLTDLDPRYPGVWILKAKVHARMGDRESAIKCREMALSYDKEDVVREEAAREQLYECPMCGQSVSEDATECENCGARFDTSLIGVPEPIAEPADIEVPKPAEADKREMLRREIAELKSRRPRIAPEAETSREKEPAPSARVGLTNGLARKSVGRGPGRTNGLTNGKGRGRTNGLTNGRGRTNGLTNGRGRTNGLTNGRGRTNGLVNGLRGRVNGLTNGLVNGVGRVNGLTNGLVNGLGRVNGLTNGVVNGLRSFRSGLTNGVTNGLGLT; encoded by the coding sequence ATGGTCGAGAGAGCCAGAATAGGCATCAAGGTCATTGATTCCCTCATCGAGGGAGGAATTCCACGAAAGACGTCGGTTGCAGTGCAAGGGCCATCGGGGAACGAGAAGTACGACCTCGCGCTGAGCTTCCTGAAGGAGGGGATCCTGAAGGGCGAAGCGGTCATCGTCACTCTGTCCTCGGTCTCGCCAGAGGAGTTCAAGCGGGGAATGCTGGCGGTTGGCATCGACGCCGAGGACCTCATGAAGAAGCGGCTGCTGAGGATCATAGACTGGTACTCCCACAAGGAGAAGGCCATCATCGACATAGAGGAAGACGGCGGCGTTCTCAGGTGCTCCATTGACCTGATAAACGTCGGGATCGCGTTCAGTCGGGCCATTGCCGACCTGGACGAGAGCACGGAGAAGAGGGCCGTCGTGGAGATACTCTCCCCCGCTCTGAACGAGTACGACATCCAGAAGGTCTACGGGTTTGCTCAGAGCACGAAGGCGAAGCTTGAGAAGATGGGCTTCACGTCCCTGTTCCTGGTCGAGAAGGAGATGCACGATGGCGTCACGCTTTCCACGCTGCTCCAGCCCTTTGACGGGGTCATCGACATCGAACGCACCCGGGAAGGGGACCGAATAGTGAGGAAGGTCGGCGCGCTCTCGATGAAGAACACCAGAGTGGACTCGAATTATGTTCCTCTAGCTGTCAGCGATTCCGGAATCGGAGATGATGCCAAGGAGCAGGAAGCGAAGGAGGCTCCTGAGAAGACCGAGGATGTCCCCGAGACGGAGAGCCCGCAGCTTTGGTTTGACCTCGGTACAAGACTGCTCCTCCAGGGTGAGCCTGAGAGAGCTCTCAAATGCTTCAACAAGATTCTGAACTCAGATCCATCCCACGTTGGAGCGTGGGCCTCCAAGGCGAATACCCTCAAGGAGCTTGGCAGGACAGATGAGGCGACGGAATGCTACAAGCAAGCGCTCGTCTACTCCACGAAGGGCGCGAAGAAGCCCGTAGACGTAGCACCGCCGGAACCAGAAGAACCCGGCAGAGAGTGCTCCTATTGCTCGGAGACCATTCCGAGCGGGAAGAAGTTCTGTGACAACTGCGGTATGAATGAGTCAACGGCAGACATCGGCGGGATGGACATCAACCGCATAATGAGAGTTTGCAGCGTGAAGCTGGACCGGAACCCAGAGGACGCGGACGCTCTCTTTGTCAAGGGTGCCACTTACGAGAAGATCGGTAACCATGAACGTGCGATAGAGGCCCTCAACGGGCTCACGGACCTGGACCCCCGCTATCCGGGTGTCTGGATACTCAAGGCGAAGGTGCACGCTCGAATGGGCGACAGGGAGAGTGCGATCAAGTGCCGTGAGATGGCCTTGTCATATGACAAGGAAGACGTTGTGAGAGAAGAGGCTGCGAGAGAACAGCTGTACGAGTGTCCCATGTGTGGACAATCCGTCTCCGAAGATGCTACCGAGTGCGAGAACTGCGGTGCCCGATTCGACACGTCCCTGATTGGGGTACCTGAGCCCATTGCAGAGCCGGCCGATATCGAAGTCCCGAAGCCCGCAGAGGCTGACAAGAGAGAGATGTTGAGACGGGAGATAGCCGAGCTGAAGTCGAGAAGGCCCAGAATAGCTCCAGAGGCCGAAACATCTCGGGAGAAGGAACCCGCGCCATCTGCCCGCGTAGGCCTAACGAACGGCCTGGCCAGGAAGAGCGTCGGCAGGGGGCCCGGACGAACCAACGGATTGACCAATGGAAAGGGACGTGGGCGAACGAACGGGCTCACGAACGGCAGAGGAAGGACAAATGGGCTCACAAACGGTCGAGGACGCACGAATGGCCTGACGAATGGTAGGGGACGCACGAATGGACTCGTGAACGGTCTCAGGGGAAGAGTGAATGGCCTAACGAACGGCCTTGTCAATGGAGTAGGGAGAGTAAACGGCCTGACGAACGGCCTGGTCAACGGACTCGGCAGGGTCAACGGCCTGACGAACGGGGTCGTCAATGGCCTGAGGTCCTTCAGATCTGGACTCACCAATGGGGTCACCAACGGGCTGGGATTGACGA
- a CDS encoding AAA family ATPase encodes MTGNESRVKTGIAGLDVLSRGGFPTNSVNLVSGPAGSGKTLLATQFFFNGARDNGDAGLYLVLEENRENIIRAMRHFEMHLDGPEDEGRLFLIDLGEMRTEQDRGVVSFREIMDFLESFIPKMKPKRLVLDSLPIVNLHYRNVEEFREELFIFSRYLRQQDLTTILITESLEDQGLTRFGVEQFVADSFIVLGLEDVRGELRRTLTVRKMRFTKHDTAKHPFLITPRGIEVMSGEKVV; translated from the coding sequence ATGACAGGAAACGAGTCTAGGGTCAAGACTGGCATCGCGGGACTGGATGTCCTTTCGAGGGGCGGATTCCCCACGAACAGTGTCAACTTGGTCTCTGGTCCGGCGGGAAGCGGGAAGACGCTGCTCGCGACCCAGTTCTTCTTCAACGGCGCGAGGGACAACGGCGACGCGGGCCTCTACCTCGTTCTGGAGGAGAACCGCGAGAACATCATCCGCGCCATGAGGCACTTCGAGATGCACCTGGATGGGCCTGAGGATGAAGGAAGGCTCTTCCTCATCGATCTGGGCGAGATGAGGACCGAGCAGGACCGGGGAGTCGTCTCCTTCAGGGAGATCATGGACTTCCTCGAGAGCTTCATCCCGAAAATGAAACCCAAGAGGCTCGTCCTGGACTCCCTTCCAATCGTCAACCTGCACTACCGAAACGTGGAGGAGTTCAGAGAGGAGCTGTTCATTTTCTCACGCTACCTGCGACAGCAGGATTTGACGACCATTCTCATCACGGAGTCGCTGGAGGATCAGGGCCTCACGAGGTTCGGGGTGGAGCAGTTCGTGGCGGATTCCTTCATAGTCCTGGGACTGGAGGATGTGAGAGGAGAGCTTCGCCGGACCCTGACGGTCAGGAAGATGAGGTTCACGAAGCACGACACCGCGAAGCATCCCTTCCTCATCACTCCGAGAGGAATCGAGGTCATGTCCGGGGAGAAGGTGGTGTAG